In the Populus trichocarpa isolate Nisqually-1 chromosome 1, P.trichocarpa_v4.1, whole genome shotgun sequence genome, one interval contains:
- the LOC18094258 gene encoding photosynthetic NDH subunit of subcomplex B 1, chloroplastic: MASTSLLPKTISPFLTNPPPLPSTHFTSKPSFFNPSADHHLPCTRKPSILTPYAKKKNPWIDIFDDGEDLDMEYGSLFVDGKQDEDTRPVDNPNNPYGFLKFPKGYNVEVAQLGLKIRGDVRRCCCMISGGVYENLLFFPVIQMLKDRYPGILVDVLASDRGKQCYELNKNVRWANVYDPDGDPEPAIYTDMIGVLKNRYYDLVLSTKLAGLGHASFMFMSSARDKVSYIYPNVNAAGAGLLLTETFTPDSANLSEGGYHMYHQMLDWLGRPIYNVPRQPVPPLRVSLSRKLKQYVEAKYRAAGAEKGKYIVIHGIESDSKASMQSRGDTDSLLPLEVWDQIADAISGFKPVFVIPHEKERENVEEIIYNEDIGILFITTPGQLAALINDSAGVIATNTAAIQLANAREKPSIALFGSEEKGKVFVPNAEEKKCIIVSSKTGKLKDIDVGAVKQAMQIFDMSLALV; this comes from the exons ATGGCTTCAACATCTTTGCTGCCCAAAACCATCTCTCCTTTCCTCACTAACCCACCCCCACTTCCCTCGACTCATTTCACCAGCAAGCCGTCGTTTTTTAACCCATCAGCAGACCATCATCTTCCATGTACTAGAAAACCAAGCATTCTGACCCCCTATGCAAAGAAAAAGAACCCATGGATTGATATTTTTGATGATGGAGAGGACCTTGATATGGAATATGGCTCATTGTTTGTAGATGGAAAGCAAGATGAAGATACTAGGCCAGTTGATAACCCCAACAACCCATATGGATTCCTTAAGTTCCCAAAAGGTTATAATGTAGAGGTTGCTCAGTTGGGATTGAAAATTAGAGGTGATGTAAGGAGGTGCTGTTGTATGATTTCTGGTGGTGTTTATGAGAACTTGCTCTTCTTTCCTGTCATTCAAATGCTGAAAGACAG GTACCCTGGTATTCTAGTGGATGTGTTGGCATCAGATAGAGGGAAACAGTGTTATGAGTTGAATAAGAATGTGAGATGGGCAAATGTTTATGATCCTGATGGTGATCCTGAGCCAGCAATTTATACCGACATGATTGGAGTTCTTAAG AATAGGTACTATGACTTGGTCTTATCAACGAAATTGGCAGGGCTTGGCCATGCATCATTCATGTTCATGTCGTCGGCTCGGGATAAAGTTAGCTACATATACCCCAATGTGAATGCAGCAGGAGCAGGGCTACTTCTGACAGAAACATTCACACCAGATAGCGCGAATCTTTCAGAAGGGGGTTACCACAT GTACCATCAGATGCTTGATTGGCTAGGAAGACCAATTTACAATGTGCCCCGGCAACCAGTGCCTCCTCTAAGAGTTTCACTTTCAAGGAAGCTGAAACAGTACGTAGAGGCAAAATATAGGGCTGCTGGTGCAGAGAAAGGGAAATATATTGTGATTCATGGGATAGAATCGGATTCAAAGGCTTCAATGCAGTCTAGAGGTGATACTGATAGCTTGCTACCGCTTGAAGTATGGGATCAAATAGCTGATGCTATAAG TGGATTTAAGCCAGTTTTTGTCATTCCACatgagaaagaaagggaaaatgtggaggaaataatttataatgaagaTATCGGTATTCTCTTCATCACTACTCCAGGACAG CTGGCAGCCCTCATCAATGATTCGGCTGGGGTGATTGCAACAAACACAGCGGCAATCCAACTTGCAAATGCACGAGAGAAACCTAG CATTGCACTGTTTGGTTCTGAAGAGAAGGGTAAAGTATTTGTTCCCAATGCAGAGGAGAAGAAATGCATTATTGTCTCATCTAAAACTGGGAAACTAAAAGACATAGATGTAGGAGCTGTGAAACAGGCAATGCAAATTTTTGATATGTCCCTAGCTCTGGTCTAG
- the LOC18094260 gene encoding probable WRKY transcription factor 40 — MDNSSWVDTSLDLNINPLRVKSDAPVDAESFGVPRKMKPTFMFQTKPSAKEETGAIEEELNRVSEENRKLTEMLTVMCENYNALRNQLMDCMCKNGEKELHGPSKKRKSASNNNNDNNIAMNGNSESSSTDEELSKKPREEVIKAKTSRAYVKTEAGDKSLIVKDGYQWRKYGQKVTRDNPSPRAYFKCSFAPSCPVKKKVQRSIDDQSVLVATYEGEHNHPHPSMEATSGSSHGLTLGSVPCSASLASSGKTNITLDLTKSKSSNDAKSSKPKTDAPEVRQFLVEQMASSLTKDPNFTAALAAAISGRMLQQNHTKW, encoded by the exons ATGGATAACTCATCCTGGGTTGATACTTCTTTGGATCTTAATATTAATCCTCTAAGAGTGAAAAGCGATGCTCCAGTTGATGCAGAAAGTTTTGGGGtaccaagaaaaatgaaacCCACTTTCATGTTCCAGACCAAGCCTTCAGCGAAAGAAGAG ACTGGAGCCATAGAAGAGGAATTGAACCGAGTGAGCGAAGAAAACAGGAAGCTCACTGAAATGCTAACTGTGATGTGTGAGAACTACAATGCTTTAAGAAACCAGTTGATGGATTGCATGTGCaagaatggagaaaaggagcTTCATGGCccatcaaagaaaagaaagtctgcaagcaacaacaacaacgataATAACATTGCAATGAATGGGAACTCTGAGAGTAGCTCAACCGATGAAGAATTGTCCAAGAAACCAAGGGAAGAAGTCATCAAAGCTAAGACTTCCAGGGCTTATGTCAAGACTGAAGCGGGTGATAAAAGCCTT ATCGTGAAAGATGGATATCAATGGAGGAAATATGGCCAAAAGGTCACAAGAGATAACCCTTCTCCAAGAGCTTACTTCAAATGCTCTTTTGCTCCAAGCTGCCCTGTCAAGAAGAAG GTTCAAAGGAGCATTGACGACCAATCTGTTCTGGTGGCAACTTATGAAGGAGAGCACAACCATCCACACCCCTCAATGGAGGCAACATCAGGTTCAAGCCATGGTCTAACACTCGGTTCAGTACCCTGCTCCGCTTCTCTAGCCTCATCTGGGAAAACCAATATTACTCTCGACCTCACAAAATCTAAGTCCAGCAATGATGCCAAaagttcaaaaccaaaaactgATGCACCTGAAGTCCGGCAATTCTTGGTGGAACAGATGGCCTCTTCGTTGACGAAAGATCCCAATTTCACAGCAGCACTGGCCGCAGCAATCTCAGGAAGAATGTTGCAGCAAAATCACACTAAGTGGTGA
- the LOC18094262 gene encoding uncharacterized protein LOC18094262, with translation MLRSRLSRIGAGIVKELSRGQCTAMCRSSFILRPYSACWRPQVELHPETKGFQGTIFRKHYQFSSTATSSDSANGSDPEEMISITFVGKDGEEKDIKVPVGMSMLEAAHENDIELEGACEGSLACSTCHVIVMDMEYYNKLEDPADEENDMLDLAFGLTETSRLGCQVIAKPELNGMRLAIPAATRNFAVDGYVPKPH, from the exons ATGTTAAGGTCTAGACTTTCAAGAATTGGAGCTGGGATAGTCAAAGAACTCTCAAGAG GACAATGTACAGCCATGTGTAGATCATCATTTATACTAAGGCCGTATAGTGCATGTTGGCGACCTCAG GTTGAATTACACCCAGAAACTAAGGGTTTCCAAGGTACTATATTTCGAAAGCATTACCAGTTCTCTAGCACAGCTACCAGTAGTGATTCTGCAAATGGCAGTGACCCAGAGGAGAT GATATCCATAACATTTGTAGGTAAGGACGGGGAGGAAAAGGATATCAAGGTCCCTGTTGGAATGTCCATGTTAGAAGCTGCTCATGAAAATGATATAGAACTTGAAG GAGCATGTGAAGGCTCACTTGCTTGTTCGACGTGTCATGTGATTGTGATG GACATGGAATACTACAACAAATTAGAAGACCCAGCTGATGAGGAGAATGACATGTTGGATTTGGCATTTGGGCTTACAGAAAC TTCCCGTCTGGGTTGTCAAGTGATTGCAAAGCCTGAGCTCAATGGAATGCGCCTAGCTATTCCTGCTGCCACTCGTAATTTTGCCGTTGATGGGTATGTTCCAAAACCACACTAG